In Chaetodon trifascialis isolate fChaTrf1 chromosome 2, fChaTrf1.hap1, whole genome shotgun sequence, one DNA window encodes the following:
- the LOC139344300 gene encoding multidrug and toxin extrusion protein 1-like codes for MKEDLKASEAASSAAAASEGCGSCLERMGCVIPPEYRQELVHLFKLAGPVVISQLMIFMISFVSTVFCGHLGKSELAGVSLSIAVVNVTGVSIGTGLSLTCDTLISQTYGSGNLKRVGVILQRGILILLLACFPCWAVLINTEPLLLAVKQSPEVASLTQLYVKIFMPALPAAFMYQLQGRYLQNQGIIWPQVVTGAIGNVCNAIINYIFLYRLDMGVAGSAAANAISQYLLAVVLYVYICWRGLHKATWGGWSMDCLQEWGPFIQLAIPSMLMLCLEWWMFEVGGFLAGVISEAELGAQSIAYELTVIGYMFPLGLSAAASVRVGNALGAGNIEQAKLSCKVPMICAFIIACFVGGGLGIARHVIGYIFTSEQDIIQRVAEVILIFSFMHLVDAIAGVAGGVLRGAGKQMIGALCNLVGYYLIGFPIGVSLMFAANMGIVGLWTGLTICVLMQAIFFITYLCKLNWKKAAEEALVRAGVQVKEEKEMVGMESTESSQNQAQLSATASNCESAEEDRTYQEVHIPGQNKSTTTTVGDVLSVTQLVLRRGLALLIMVVILIAGIFASNFFTSLLK; via the exons ATGAAGGAAGACTTGAAAGCAAGTGAAGCggcttcttctgctgctgctgcttctgaagGCTGTGGCTCCTGCCTGGAGAGGATGGGGTGCGTCATCCCGCCGGAGTACCGGCAAGAACTCGTACATCTTTTCAAACTGGCGGGACCAGTG GTCATTTCCCAGCTGATGATCTTCATGATCAGTTTCGTCAGCACTGTGTTCTGCGGTCACCTGGGAAAAAGTGAACTTGCTGGAGTATCATTATCAATCGCG GTGGTTAATGTGACTGGTGTTTCCATTGGCACTGGTCTGTCATTAACTTGTGATACCCTCATATCTCAG ACGTATGGGAGCGGTAACTTGAAGCGTGTGGGAGTGATTCTCCAGAGGGGGATTCTGATTCTGCTGCTGGCCTGTTTCCCCTGCTGGGCCGTCCTCATCAACACTGAACCCCTTCTACTCGCCGTCAAACAGAGCCCAGAGGTCGCCAG TCTCACTCAGCTGTACGTGAAGATCTTCATGCCTGCTCTGCCG GCTGCCTTTATGTACCAGCTGCAAGGGAGGTATCTTCAAAATCAG GGAATCATATGGCCTCAGGTTGTAACAGGAGCAATTGGAAATGTCTGCAATGCAATCATCAACTACATCTTCCTGTATCGTCTGGATATGGGCGTCGC tGGTTCTGCAGCAGCCAATGCTATCTCACAGTACTTGCTGGCTGTGGTCCTGTACGTTTACATCTGCTGGAGGGGTCTGCACAAAGCCACATGGGGAG GCTGGTCAATGGACTGTCTGCAGGAGTGGGGACCCTTCATTCAGCTTGCCATCCCCAGTATGCTCATGCTTTGTCTGGAGTGGTGGATGTTTGAGGTGGGAGGCTTCCTGGCTGGAGTGATTAGTGAGGCTGAGCTGGGAGCGCAGTCTATAGCGTATGAGCTGACAGTTATAGGATACATG TTTCCTCTGggactctctgctgctgccagtgtACGGGTTGGGAATGCTCTTGGTGCCGGAAACATAGAGCAGGCCAAACTGTCTTGCAAGGTCCCCATGATTTGTGCAT TCATTATTGCGTGTTTTGTTGGAGGCGGTCTCGGCATTGCCCGACATGTTATTGGATACATTTTCACCTCAGAGCA agaCATTATTCAGAGGGTTGCTGAGGTCATCTTGATATTTTCTTTCATGCATCTCGTTGATGCCATTGCG GGTGTGGCTGGAGGTGTTCTTAGAGGAGCTGGAAAACAGATGATTGGCGCACTGTGTAACCTGGTGGGATACTACTTAATTGGCTTTCCTATTGGTGTGTCCCTAATGTTTGCAGCAAATATGGGCATCGTAG GACTGTGGACAGGACTTACCATCTGTGTGTTAATGCAGGCCATTTTCTTCATCACATATCTGTGCAAACTCAATTGGAAGAAGGCTGCTGAAGAG GCTCTTGTGAGAGCAGGAGTCCAggtcaaagaagaaaaagagatggTCGGAATGGAAAGTACAG AATCGAGTCAGAACCAGGCTCAGCTCAGTGCCACTGCATCCAATTGTGAGAGTGCTGAGGAGGACCGCACATACCAGGAGGTGCATATTCCAGGCCAGAATAAATCCACTACGACGACAGTGGGAGATGTTCTGTCAGTTACACAGCTGGTTTTACGGCGTGGCCTCGCATTGCTGATCATGGTCGTCATCCTCATCGCTGGAATCTTCGCCAGCAACTTCTTCACCAGTCTACTGAAATGA